A window of Candidatus Pantoea floridensis contains these coding sequences:
- a CDS encoding epoxyqueuosine reductase QueH, with protein MSDTFKRQPLPLPNGHNKVLLHSCCAPCSGEVMEAMLASGIDYTIFFYNPNIHPLKEYELRKEENIRFAEQFGVPFVDADYDKDNWFERARGMEWEPERGVRCTMCFDMRFERTALYAHENGFPVITSSLGISRWKNMQQINDCGVRAAAHYPDMLYWEFNWRKGGGSSRMIEISKRERFYQQEYCGCIYSLRDSNRHRVASGRERIEIGVQYYQPDEE; from the coding sequence ATGTCTGACACCTTTAAACGCCAGCCGCTCCCTTTACCCAACGGTCACAATAAAGTGCTGCTGCACTCGTGCTGTGCCCCCTGCTCGGGCGAAGTGATGGAAGCGATGCTGGCTTCCGGCATTGATTACACCATTTTCTTCTACAACCCGAACATTCATCCGCTGAAAGAGTATGAGCTACGCAAAGAGGAGAACATCCGCTTTGCCGAACAGTTTGGCGTGCCGTTTGTTGATGCCGATTACGACAAAGATAACTGGTTTGAACGTGCGCGTGGCATGGAGTGGGAGCCGGAGCGCGGCGTGCGATGCACCATGTGTTTTGATATGCGCTTTGAGCGTACCGCGCTGTATGCGCATGAAAACGGCTTCCCGGTAATCACCAGTTCTCTCGGCATTTCGCGCTGGAAGAATATGCAGCAGATTAACGACTGCGGTGTTCGTGCCGCAGCCCACTATCCTGACATGCTTTATTGGGAGTTTAACTGGCGCAAAGGCGGGGGATCGTCACGCATGATCGAAATCAGCAAGCGTGAACGTTTCTATCAGCAGGAGTATTGCGGCTGCATTTATTCGCTGCGCGACAGTAATCGACATCGCGTTGCCAGCGGTCGCGAGCGCATTGAAATCGGCGTGCAGTATTACCAGCCAGACGAAGAGTAA